The DNA segment CGACGCTATAGTCCCCCAGCTCCACGTGGCCCGCCAGAGTCGCGTTGTTTGCTAGGATGACGTTATTTCCTATGGCGCAGTCGTGTGCGATGTGGCAGTAAGCCATGATAAAGGCGTTATCGCCGATGCGCGTGATCCCGTCACCTTTGTGAGTGCCCGAGTTTATCGTGCAAAACTCGCGGATCGTCGCATTTTTGCCGATGCGAACGCCGGTATTTTCCTCGGCGCGGTAGCTCACATCCTGCGGGATATCGCCCACGATAGCGTAGCTGTAAATTTTACCGCCCTCGCCGATACACGTATCGCCCACGATCCTGGCGCCTTGTTTTACGAGTACGCCGTCGCCTAGCACGGCGTCTTTGCTGACGTAGGCATAGGCCTCGATCGTTACGTCCTCGCCGATCTTCGCGCCGTCCTCGACGACGGCTTGCGGATGGATATTTCTCATTTTCGCGCCTACTTATCGACGATCATAGCTTTTAGCTCGGCCTCGCATGCTAGCGCGCCGTCCACGTAGGCTTCGCCTTTTAGCACCCAGATGTTACCTTTGTGTTTTAGCACTTCGAGGCGGTATTCGAGCCTATCGCCCGGGCGTATCGGATGGCGAAATTTCGCTCCGTCGATACTCATAAAATAAACGACCTTATTTTCGATGCCCGCCTGATGCGCGTCGCTCATGCTCTTAAACGCGAGCACGCCGCCGGCCTGCGCCATACCCTCGATGATCATCACGCCCGGATATATCGGGTGACCTGGGAAGTGCCCCTGAAACACGGGCTCGCCGATCGTTACGTTTTTATACGCGACGATGTGTTTAGCGGGCTCTAGCTCGGTCACTCGGTCGATGAGCAGGAACGGATATCTGTGCGGGAGTATTTTTTGGATTTCAACGATGTCGATCACTTTAAACCTTGTGAGTAAAATTTAAAGCCGATTTTAGCCAAATTTTGCTAAGAAAAAGATTATTGATTTGGCCGAGGCGAAATTTAACGGCTAAATTTTCGCGCTTTTTGGCACCAAATTTAATGGGCGAATTTGTGGCGCGAGCTAAATTGACCTTAAATTAACTCAAATTTAGCTCATCCGCATTCGTCAAATTTGATTGCTTAAATTTGTTGTTTTGATATTTGCTCGAATTTACTCGGCTAACTTGCGTCAAATTCGGCCGATTTCGTTTTATTTTTTCGCTCGGCCAGCTAAATTCGGCTTACTTTTGCTTGCTAAATTTGACCGTTTCGGGCTCAAATTCAGCCTTGATTTTTTTGTCGAGCGGGTTAAATTTTGCCTCGAATTTAGCCAAAATTTATCAGAATTTACCCGCCCAATTTGCTTAAATTTAACCCAAATTTCAGCTCTTGCTTTTTTAGTCAAATTTGCCCGCTCATATTTCAAATTTGCTTCCAAATTTGCCGTCCTTGCGGCGAGAGTCAAATCCCGGTCCGGGCGGCGCAAATTTCCATCGTCAAAACCTCGCGACTATCGTTATAAAGCTCGTCTTTGGCGTAGATTTCGTATCTGCCCGCGTGAATTTCATCCAGCACGATTATGGGATTTTGGCTAAATTCTCCGCACAGCTCGCGGCGGATTTCCAGCTCGCGCGAAACCTCGATAGGCCGGTGGCAAAGCTCGTTTACGCTAGCGAAATTTTCGCCTGAGAGCTCGTTAAATTTGGCTAAATTTAGTAGCGTCACGCCGTCTCGCAGCTCGTCGCAAATTTGCGCCGCCTCGCTCACGCTAAATTTGACGTTTTCGCGCTTAAAGTGCGAGTAGAGCAAAAAATACGACGGCAGGGCGGCTTTGTCAAATTTGACGTAGGCGCGCAGCAAGCGGTAGTTTAAAAAATATTTGCGCGACAGATGAAATTTCACGCCTTTTTCCTCGCACTCTCGAACCTTTTCATAAAGCTCCAGCCGCTCCTCGATGCCGCCCGGCATCACGCGCCCGCTAATCTCACTCATAAGCTCGCTAAGCGGTAGTTTTTGCGCCTCGCGCTGCTTGCTAAGCCCGAAAATACAGCCGCAGTAGTTTTGATGATAGAGTTGATCTTTTTTAGCAAGCTCAAACTGCGCGTTCGTGCCGCCGCCAGCGCGGTAGTCCACGGCAAAGGTTTCAAGGCCGTATTTCCCCGCAGCCTTATTTAGCGCGGCTTCAAGCTGCGAGAAGTCCTTTTTCGGACTCATCAGCAGCGTCGTGGTGATAGATTTTTCACCTAGTTCGAGCGCTTTTTGAGCCGAATTTCCCACGCGAAAATCAAAGCAATACGCGCAGCGCTTGCCCTTTTCGGGCTCGTTTTCAAGGCCTTTTGCGCCCTCTAGCCACGCCTCGTACTCGTACTCGCCGCAGATGAGCTCGACGCCTAGCTTTTCGCAGCTCCTTTTTACGTCGCGAAACCTCATCAAAAACTCGCTGTACGGATGGATGTTGGGGTCATAGAAATAGCCGATGAGACGCTCGTGCGGAAGGTCGGCGCGTAATCTTTGCAAAAAATAGTGGCTGTCGACCGAACAGCAAATATGAACTAACATTTTTCTCCTGATTTACGGCTCGTCTCGCGGCGCTATACGTCGTTGTCTTAAATTTTGCTCGGTCATTACCCGCACGGTAACTCCCGTCGCAAAATTTTCAGCCGCCTAGTCTAGCCGTGCGATACTTCGCCTTTTTTATTTAAATTCGTGACGGTCGTATGTTACGCCCCACGGGTTAAAATTTTAAAGTTAAACTACGCCTATTTTGTCTTGAATATTTTTTGCCGATTTTACTAAATTTAACTGCAAATTTTATTAAAGCTAGCGGCTTAAATTTAAAGTCCAGCAAAATTTAAATCTGCACGTAGTGCAGCAACCTCTCACGTCGTAGGGGTTGGGGGATCGTTAAGGGGGAAGGGAGCTATTTTGCTTCGGCTTTGCCTCGCAACTGCTAGCAGAACGTAATTCAAGCCCCTTCCCCCTTAACATAAAAGCTAGACGCCACCAAACAACACAGGGTCTCGGTGCGTAAAATTTCGAGTTAAATTTGCAAATTTGAGCGTAAAAAGTCAAGGCAAAGTATCGCGAGGTGATTTTTAATGTTGTTGCAGTTTTTGCGACTAAGGCTAACCATGTAGGTTGCCGCAGGAGCAAAAACAAAACTCATTAAAAAGCGCTCGCGAGACGAGCCGCAAATCAGAATCAATCACTCAAAAATTCTATTATTTTCGCTTCGCACTCCCCGACGCTGCCGCTAAATTTACTCTCAAACTGCGATCTATTAAACGTCCGCTGACGCTTGGCCAGCTGAGCCGTGTGCGTGCAGATAAGCTCCTCCAGCTCGGCCTCGGTCTTGATCTCGCCTCGCAAAAACTCGCCGCACTCTTTTAGACCGACCGAGTTTAGCGGCTTTGGTCGCTGTGGATACCGCGCAAACAGCTCCCGCGCTTCGTCTAGCAAACCCTGCTCAAACATCGCTCGCGTGCGCTCTTTGATGCGTCCTCTCAGCTCGTCCCTATCCCAGCTAAGCTCGAAAATCGCCAAATTTGAAACGACAGGAGCTAGGGTATTTTCGCGTAGATACGCGCTTACGGCCTCGCCTCGCCCATTAGAGCGCAAAAACGAGTAGATGTCGAACCATTTTTGCAAGCGGTATGTATCGTTTGCGCTAAATTTGGCGGCAAACTCTGGATCGAGGCTTGAAACGAGCTCATAAATTTGAGCGTTGCTTAGGCCGCTTTCTACGCGCTCAAATTTAGGCGTTAGACCCGATAGCAGCGCCTTTAGATAAAATCCGCTGCCGCCGGTTATAAATAAATTTTTACCGTTTTTTTGCGCAAATTCGCGAGCCGTTTTATAAACCTCAAAAAACATCCCGACGTCAAAATGCTCGTCCGGCATCAGCAAATTTACCCCAAAATGCGGCACCGAGGCTAGCTCGTCCGCGGTCGGCTTGGCACTGGCGACGTCGATAAATTTATAAACGCAAAGCGAATCAAGACTCAGAATCACTCCGTTAAATTCGCTCGCGAGCTTTAGCGCGAGCGCCGTTTTTCCGCTAGCGGTGGTGCCGATGATGGCGAGTTCTTTCATAAAAATGCCTTAAAATTCGTGAATCGGCTCAAATTTTATCACAATTTACGCTTTTATAAGATAAAATAAAGCAAAAATTTCAGGAAGATTATGCAAAAATTTATAAATATTTTAAAAGATATTAACGAACTGATCGTCTTTAAGCACTCTATTTTCGCGCTGCCTTTTATATTTACCGCGATGATAACGGCGAGCGCGCAGGTAAACGGCACGGCTTGGTTTGGCTGGAAGTTGCTTATTTTAGGCGTTCTTTGCGCGGTTTCGGCGCGAAATTTCGCGATGGCGTTTAACCGCTACAAGGACGAAGATATCGACAAACTAAACCCGCGCACGGCAAATCGCCCAAGCGTTGACGGGCGCATCGGCAGGACGAATTTGCAAATTTTTATCGCGGCAAACGCCGCCATCTTCGTGCTCGTCGCCTATCTCATAAACGAGCTTGCGTTTTGGCTGAGCTTTCCGATCCTAGCCGTACTTGGCGGATATTCGCTTTTTAAGCGCTTTAGCGAGCTAGCGCACCTAGTCCTTGGCCTCTCGCTGGGTCTCGCGCCCATCGCCGGAGCCGTAGCGGTCACGGGCGAGATACCGCTTTTTAGCGTGCTACTCTGCCTTGGCGTGATGTTTTGGGTGGCGGGATTTGACCTGCTTTATTCGCTTCAAGACGTCAAATTTGACCGCGAGCACGGGCTTTTTAGCATACCTAGCGTTTACGGCGAAAAAGCTACGATGTTTATCTCGGCGATCTTTCACGCTACGGCTGTGATCTTTTGGCTACTTTTTGCGTGGGCTGGAGGGCTCGGCACGGCGGCCTTTGCTGGCATTTTGCTTTGCGGGGGCATCCTAGTGGCCGAGCACCGCATCGTCAGGCGAGATTTTAGCAAGATCGACCGCGCGTTTTTCACGCTAAACGGCTATCTGGGCATACTTTTTTTCGTTTTCGTTTGGGCTAGCCTATGAGACTGGTTCCGGCAAATTTAGACATAGTTTTTGAGGAAGTCGGCGAGCGAGAGAGCGAGTTTTTACGCGAATTCGACAAGCTAAGCGGCAACGAGGACGATCCGCTAGGAGCGTGGATAAAGCGTGCCAAAGCAAAGGGCGACACGAAAGAAAGCGATCAGGTGATACTGACGCTACTAGTCGAGCTTCACCGTAAATTTGACGAGCTAAACGCCTACATAAAAAACGAGAAATTCGTAAAACTCGAGCTTGCGCAATCTAGCGTGCTAGACGGGATAAATTTTGAAAATTTTAGGATAAAAGAGACTAAATTTAAAAACGGCGCCGGCTACTACGGACGCATTTTCATGCCTATTTTTCCGAAGCGAGACGTGGCGATATTTTTTGAAGCGCTAGATGAGAAAACCGCCAAAATCACACGCATAAACGAGAGCGACGAGAGCGACTACAACGGCTACGTGACGGCCAGAGAGCGCGCTATGATAAGAGAACTAAAGGAGATGAACGATGAATAACGACTTGATAATATTTGTCATTTTCGGGCTGATTTTGACGGTGCTTTTCGTGCTGGTTTTTATAAAAGATTTAGAGGCATCGAGAAAATTTTCAAGATACGAAAAAGCGATCGAAGGCCTGATACAAGAGCTTCACGCGGTAAAAAAGCAGGTCGCGAATTTTGACCGAAGCGAGCCGGCCGAATTTGACGTAGTGCAGCTAGAAAGCAATCTCGAACAGCGTTTAAACGAAAAAATAAATCAAAAAATAACCCCGATAATAAACACCCTCCAAGGCATCGAAAGCTCGATAGATAGCTTCCAAAGCCAGCAGCAAGATAGGCTATTTACGCTTGAGGAGCGCACCAAAAGTATCAGCAAGATCTCCGCTCCAAACGGCGAGGACGACGAAAAGCGAATCGTGCAGATGTATAGCGAAGGCAAAAGCGTCGAAAGCATCGCAAAAGAGCTGTGCGTGGGCGTCGGCAAGGTCGAGCTGACGCTGAAACTGCGGGAGCTGATATAGTTTTAAAACCCAGGCGCGAAATATAAAAAAATAACATTATTTTTATACGCGAATTTTAAAAAAATTTAAAGCTTAACTTCCTATAATGCCTCTTAACCAAATCAAAATTAAATCGTTTTGATAAAATTTAAGGGCGGAAAAATGTTA comes from the Campylobacter rectus genome and includes:
- the mqnP gene encoding menaquinone biosynthesis prenyltransferase MqnP, encoding MQKFINILKDINELIVFKHSIFALPFIFTAMITASAQVNGTAWFGWKLLILGVLCAVSARNFAMAFNRYKDEDIDKLNPRTANRPSVDGRIGRTNLQIFIAANAAIFVLVAYLINELAFWLSFPILAVLGGYSLFKRFSELAHLVLGLSLGLAPIAGAVAVTGEIPLFSVLLCLGVMFWVAGFDLLYSLQDVKFDREHGLFSIPSVYGEKATMFISAIFHATAVIFWLLFAWAGGLGTAAFAGILLCGGILVAEHRIVRRDFSKIDRAFFTLNGYLGILFFVFVWASL
- the lpxA gene encoding acyl-ACP--UDP-N-acetylglucosamine O-acyltransferase, encoding MRNIHPQAVVEDGAKIGEDVTIEAYAYVSKDAVLGDGVLVKQGARIVGDTCIGEGGKIYSYAIVGDIPQDVSYRAEENTGVRIGKNATIREFCTINSGTHKGDGITRIGDNAFIMAYCHIAHDCAIGNNVILANNATLAGHVELGDYSVVGGMTPIHQFVRVGESCMVAGASALSQDVVPFCLAEGNRAYIRSLNLVGIRRRFDKDTVEEINRAYKFLFRKSGDLKAAASELLEGAANEQVRKMCEFILSTKRGIPLAKGRE
- the miaA gene encoding tRNA (adenosine(37)-N6)-dimethylallyltransferase MiaA is translated as MKELAIIGTTASGKTALALKLASEFNGVILSLDSLCVYKFIDVASAKPTADELASVPHFGVNLLMPDEHFDVGMFFEVYKTAREFAQKNGKNLFITGGSGFYLKALLSGLTPKFERVESGLSNAQIYELVSSLDPEFAAKFSANDTYRLQKWFDIYSFLRSNGRGEAVSAYLRENTLAPVVSNLAIFELSWDRDELRGRIKERTRAMFEQGLLDEARELFARYPQRPKPLNSVGLKECGEFLRGEIKTEAELEELICTHTAQLAKRQRTFNRSQFESKFSGSVGECEAKIIEFLSD
- a CDS encoding DUF6115 domain-containing protein, with product MNNDLIIFVIFGLILTVLFVLVFIKDLEASRKFSRYEKAIEGLIQELHAVKKQVANFDRSEPAEFDVVQLESNLEQRLNEKINQKITPIINTLQGIESSIDSFQSQQQDRLFTLEERTKSISKISAPNGEDDEKRIVQMYSEGKSVESIAKELCVGVGKVELTLKLRELI
- the fabZ gene encoding 3-hydroxyacyl-ACP dehydratase FabZ, which translates into the protein MIDIVEIQKILPHRYPFLLIDRVTELEPAKHIVAYKNVTIGEPVFQGHFPGHPIYPGVMIIEGMAQAGGVLAFKSMSDAHQAGIENKVVYFMSIDGAKFRHPIRPGDRLEYRLEVLKHKGNIWVLKGEAYVDGALACEAELKAMIVDK
- a CDS encoding epoxyqueuosine reductase QueH, giving the protein MLVHICCSVDSHYFLQRLRADLPHERLIGYFYDPNIHPYSEFLMRFRDVKRSCEKLGVELICGEYEYEAWLEGAKGLENEPEKGKRCAYCFDFRVGNSAQKALELGEKSITTTLLMSPKKDFSQLEAALNKAAGKYGLETFAVDYRAGGGTNAQFELAKKDQLYHQNYCGCIFGLSKQREAQKLPLSELMSEISGRVMPGGIEERLELYEKVRECEEKGVKFHLSRKYFLNYRLLRAYVKFDKAALPSYFLLYSHFKRENVKFSVSEAAQICDELRDGVTLLNLAKFNELSGENFASVNELCHRPIEVSRELEIRRELCGEFSQNPIIVLDEIHAGRYEIYAKDELYNDSREVLTMEICAARTGI